Genomic window (Allostreptomyces psammosilenae):
CCGTGCCGGATCCGGCCGGGCACGTCGCCGGCCTCGGCCGCCCGGTCCATGGCGTCGGCCAGCTCCCGCAGCGACTCGGCCCGGGCGCCGGCCAGCCGGGGCAGCGCCAGCTCGGCGGCGACCTCCTCCAGGCCGGCCCGGACGGGGTAGGACTCGGCCAGTTCCCCGAGGGAGACGGCGCGCACCCGGGCCCCCTTGTTGGGGACGGTCTCCACCAGGCGCAGCGCCTCCAGTTCCCGCAGCGCCTCCCGCACCGGGGCCTGGCTCACCCGCAGTTCGGCGGCGAGGTGCCGCTCCACGATGCGCTGGCCCGGTGCCCAGGCGCCGGAGAGCAGGCGGTCGAGCAGCAGGCGCCGGATCTGCTCGCGCAGCGGTACGCGGTTCAGGGTGGCGGCGGTGGGCGGGGTGGTGGCGGGGGCGGTGGCAGCAGGGGGGTGGGCGGGGGCGGTGACGGTGGCGAGCGGCACGGGGCTGGCTCCTGGTCGGGTGGTGTCACGGGCCGGGCGGGGCGGCGCGCCTGTGCTGGCGGCCGGGTGCGCGCCCATGCGGGAAGCCCCGTTCCGGTGAATTCCGCCCGCCGTTCCCCTGCCCCCGGGTAGGCCGCCGCGGGGTGGGGAAGGAGGTCCGGAAGTGGCCGGGCCGATGGGTGCCGGGCGCTGGACGATGACACTACCCACCCATGCGGCCCAATCTCATTCACATGAGCAAATGGACGGGATGTCGGTGTGTCGGACGACCTTCCCGGCCGTCAGGTGGTACATCGTTTCTGCGGCGAGCTGGACTGCGGAAAGAGCCGCCAGAAAGTCCCGTGCCGGTAGTGGACCGCCCTGAGGCGGTCCACTACCGGCCCCCCGCTAGACGTTAACACTAGTTCATGAGCGGGGGTGCGGCTAGACCGTTTCCGGCTGTACACCCGGGCGGGGCAGGACAAGTGACGACGCGTCGAACGTGGTGAGCGTGTCCGTCCGGTAGCTCGCCGTGGCATCGCCCCGAGTGGGGTGCGTACAGTTGACCGTTGGTACGGGTGGCGAGGGAAGGGGTGGCCATGGGGGACGGGGCACACGACGAACAGGTGGACGAGCGGGCGGGCACCGACCTCGCCGCCAAGCTCGACCAGCTGTTCCAGGAGGCCGCCCGGGCCAACGGCAAGCCACCGTCGCACGCCGAGGTCGCCCGGGCGATCAACGCCCGGTCCGGCGGGCGCACGATATCCGGCGTCTACATCTGGCAGCTGCGCACGGGCAAGAAGGACAACCCCACCAAGCGGCACCTCGAAGCCCTCGCCGACTACTTCCGGGTGCCACCCGGGTACTTCTTCGACGACGCCGGCGCACCGCCGTCGCCGGTGGCCGCGCCCTCCGCCGGCGCCCACCACCGGCCCTCCGCCGCCTCCCCCGCCCCCTTCCGGGTGCCGGGGGCGGCCGAGTGGACGGCGGGCGCGCCCACCGCCGGGCCGGCCGGCCAGGCCCTGCTCGACCCGGGCACGGTCGCGACCCGGCTGCGCTTCCTCTTCGACCACGTCCACCCGCAGAGCGGCCCGTACACCGACGAGGACGTGGCGGAAGCCGTCAACGGCAACCCCGCCAAGTACGGCGGGGTCCGGCTGGCCCCCGCGACCGTCGCCGCCCTGCGCGAGGGCCGCCTCCCCGACCCGGCGCCGGACGGCGACGCCCCGGACGCGCCGACGGATTCGGCGCTGCCCGCAACCCTCGCCGCCGTCGCCTCGTTCTTCGGCGTGGGGGCCGACTACCTGCTCGGTGACGACCCCGACGCCGTCGCACGCACCGAAGAGGAGGTCCGCTTCCTGGCCACCCTCCGCGACCAGCGGGTCCGGCAGGTCGCCCTGCGCGCCGCCGGCCTACCGCCGGAGATCCTGGACACCCTCGGCACGATGATCGGCCAGTTCCGCGCCCAGCTGAACCTGCCCGAGACGGCCACGGCCGCCACCCCGGCCACCGCGGCGGCCACCGTCGGCGGGGCCGAGCCCGGCCAGCCGCACGGTGCCGGCACGGGGGAGTCGCATGGCAACGCCATACGGTGAACCGCCGAGGCCGGCCGCCGGCCCGGGCGCCAGGGCCGGCGCCGCCCCGCCGAGGGTCGGCTACTTCCGGCCCGCCCACGCCGAGGCCCGCGGCCCGGCCACCGCCGGGCCCGGCGCGAACGACGCGTCGACCCGGCGGTACGGAACGGGGCAGCCGGCCGGCGGCGACCGGGCAGGACGGCGATCCAGGAGACGGGGGGAAGAGAATCGGGACGCGTGGCCGGCCCCGAGGCACGGCGAGGACGGAGGTCCGATGAGCGTTCGACAGGTGCGGCGGCGGTGCGAGGCCATGCTCGGCGCCCTGCGGCTGCGGCCCACATCGGACATCCAGAGCCTGTGCGCGCAGATCGCCGAGCAACGCGGCCGCCCCCTGCGACTGGTGCCCATGGCCTTCCCCGTCGGCTGCCCGAGCGGGCTGCTGTGCTCCGACGACGAGGGCGACTGGATCTTCCACGAGATGCGCACCTCCGCCCTGCACCAGGCCCAGATCATCGGCCACGAACTCGGCCACCTGCTCTGGGGCCACGTCGAGGGCGAGACCTTCGACCCGGACGCCTCCCGCACCCTGCTGCCCACCCTCGACCCCGAGGTGGTCGCCCGCGTGCTCGCCCGCCACCACTACTCGCAGACCGCCGAACTGGAGGCGGAGACGGCCGGCACGCTGCTGCTGCGCCGCCTCATCGAACGCCCCGGGCCGGCCGCCGGCACCGCCGCGGAACGGCTCGCGCCGGCGCTGGAGCACACGTGGGGCGGGCGTGTCTGACCCGGTCGCCTTCAACGCCGTCTACCTGACCTGCGGCCTCGGCGCCTACCTGCTGCTCGCCTTCAAGGTGCGGGCCGTCTGGCGCGCCCCGTCGCCGTCGCTGTACACCCTCACCTCCTGCCTGGCCTTCCCCGCCACCGCCTTCGTGGTCGCCGCCCCCGCCGTCTACACCACCGTGGACCGCCTCACCGGCGTGCCCAACCTGGCGACGCTGCTGGTCTACTGCCTGATCACCGGCTTCTCCGCCTCCGGAACGGTGCAGACCCTGCTGTGGACCCGCCCCGACCCCGACCGCGCCTGGGACCTGTCACGGCGCTCGGTGCGCTGGGTGCTGCTGCTGGCCGTGATCGTGGTCGCGATGATGATCACGCTCTTCCTCACCGCCGACCTGTCCCGGGTGGACAGCGCCGAGCACCCGCTCGACTTCGACACCACCTACGCCGAGATCCCCTCCGTCACCGTCTTCCTCCTCCTCTACCAGGCGTTCTTCGCGCTCTCCCTGCTCAGCATCGGCGTGGTCTGCTTCCGCTACGCGCGCACCCTGCGCCAGCCGTGGTTCAAGCGCGGGGTGTGCGCGGTGGCGGTCGGCAGCTGGATCGCCCTCGGCTACGGCGCCTGCAAGGTGGCGGCCATCCTGGCCTGCGCCAACGGGGCACACGGCCCCACCTGGGAGCTGCTCAGCACCTCGGTCGCCCCGGTCTTCGCCGCCGCCGGCGCCGCGCTGATCACCATCGGCATGGGCACCCCCTCGGCGGCCGCCTGGGCCACCCACGCCCGCGAGTTCCGCGCCCTGCAACCGCTGTGGACCGCCGTGCGGTCCGCCGCGCCCTCGGTGGTCCTGGACTCCGGGGCGGTCACCACCGGCCACGGCCTGCGCGCCCTGCTCGCCGTGCGCGACCTGGAGTGGCGGCTCGCCCGGCGCGTCGTGGAGATCCGCGACGGACAGCTGCAACTGCGCGGCTGGTACGACGTCGACACCATCGAGGCAGCCCGCCGCGGGGCGCTGGCGGCCCACGCCACCCCGGCCGAGGTGGACGCCGTCGTGGAGGCCGCCGCGCTGGCCTCCGCCGTCCGGGCCCGGCGGGCCGGCCTGCCGCTGCACCCGCACGAGGTCGCCGAGGTGGGACTCGCCGAGGCCGGCGCCGACCTGCGCCAGGAACTCGAACACCTGGTCCGGGTCGCGCGTGCCTGGAACGGCCCGGTCGTCGCCGCCGCCCTCGCCGAGACGGCCGCCGCCGTCGAGGGGCCCGCGCG
Coding sequences:
- a CDS encoding GntR family transcriptional regulator; translation: MNRVPLREQIRRLLLDRLLSGAWAPGQRIVERHLAAELRVSQAPVREALRELEALRLVETVPNKGARVRAVSLGELAESYPVRAGLEEVAAELALPRLAGARAESLRELADAMDRAAEAGDVPGRIRHGVAFHRAIVAASGNQVLSHAWEALGVGIWATLAWRWFGTEPHEDAAGRAAIVEAFRRRDAAAPRLLREHVLAHTPRQPAVNPAFTGGSTAFLMPFTSDC
- a CDS encoding MAB_1171c family putative transporter is translated as MSDPVAFNAVYLTCGLGAYLLLAFKVRAVWRAPSPSLYTLTSCLAFPATAFVVAAPAVYTTVDRLTGVPNLATLLVYCLITGFSASGTVQTLLWTRPDPDRAWDLSRRSVRWVLLLAVIVVAMMITLFLTADLSRVDSAEHPLDFDTTYAEIPSVTVFLLLYQAFFALSLLSIGVVCFRYARTLRQPWFKRGVCAVAVGSWIALGYGACKVAAILACANGAHGPTWELLSTSVAPVFAAAGAALITIGMGTPSAAAWATHAREFRALQPLWTAVRSAAPSVVLDSGAVTTGHGLRALLAVRDLEWRLARRVVEIRDGQLQLRGWYDVDTIEAARRGALAAHATPAEVDAVVEAAALASAVRARRAGLPLHPHEVAEVGLAEAGADLRQELEHLVRVARAWNGPVVAAALAETAAAVEGPARAHAGSVPAGDEA